The following are encoded together in the Nocardioides okcheonensis genome:
- a CDS encoding alpha-1,4-glucan--maltose-1-phosphate maltosyltransferase codes for MVGRIPVMDVSPVVDLGRQAAKATVGEPMPVRATVFREGHDQLGAEVVAIDPQGVRRAPVRMEPDGPEPNRYLAHVTPDVEGEWTFEVHSWSDPIGTWQHDAGIKIPAGVDVELMFTEARLLLERVLAGTGPDKPDAADAAVLRAAVAAADDTSRPVGARLAALQDPGLSAVLLAHPLRDMLTTTGPFRFRADRVRALFGSWYEFFPRSEGATRDPRTGKVTSGTFRTATERLDAVAAMGFDVLYLPPIHPIGEVNRKGPNNTLTPGPDDTGSPWAIGSKDGGHDAIHPDLGTFDDFDAFVARAGELGLEVALDLALQAAPDHPWVTTHPQFFTTRADGTIAYAENPPKKYQDIYPINFDNDPSGICREVLRIVKLWMSHGVRIFRVDNPHTKPLAFWEWLLAEVRRTDPDVLFLSEAFTKPAMMHGLGAVGYHQSYTYFTWRTGKREIEDYLREVSSESDHLMRPNFFVNTPDILHAYLQYGGPAAFKVRAALAATGSPSWGVYAGYELYEHVAVKPGSEEYLDSEKYQIRIRDWEKREADGTSLAPYLTRLNEIRRQHPALQLLRNLTVHSSDDDQVLVFSKRHTLPDGTDDVVISVINLDPHGTRETMVHLDMPALGLEWHDSFVAHDEITGADWSWSAHNYVRLDPGWEPAHLISVRRTR; via the coding sequence ATGGTTGGACGCATTCCCGTGATGGACGTCTCCCCCGTCGTCGACCTCGGCCGCCAGGCGGCCAAGGCGACGGTCGGCGAGCCGATGCCCGTGCGCGCGACGGTGTTCCGGGAGGGGCACGACCAGCTCGGCGCCGAGGTGGTCGCGATCGACCCGCAGGGCGTGCGCCGCGCGCCGGTGCGGATGGAGCCCGACGGGCCCGAGCCCAACCGCTACCTCGCCCACGTCACCCCCGACGTCGAGGGTGAGTGGACCTTCGAGGTGCACAGCTGGTCCGACCCGATCGGCACCTGGCAGCACGACGCGGGCATCAAGATCCCGGCCGGCGTCGACGTCGAGCTGATGTTCACCGAGGCCCGGCTGCTCCTCGAGCGCGTCCTGGCCGGCACCGGGCCCGACAAGCCCGACGCCGCCGACGCCGCGGTCCTCCGCGCGGCCGTGGCCGCCGCCGACGACACCTCGCGCCCCGTCGGCGCCCGCCTGGCCGCCCTGCAGGACCCCGGCCTCTCGGCCGTCCTGCTCGCGCACCCGCTGCGCGACATGCTCACCACCACCGGGCCGTTCCGCTTCCGCGCCGACCGCGTCCGGGCGCTCTTCGGCAGCTGGTACGAGTTCTTCCCCCGCTCCGAGGGCGCGACGCGCGACCCGCGGACCGGCAAGGTCACCAGCGGCACCTTCCGCACCGCGACCGAGCGGCTCGACGCCGTCGCCGCGATGGGCTTCGACGTGCTCTACCTGCCACCGATCCACCCGATCGGCGAGGTCAACCGCAAGGGCCCGAACAACACCCTGACGCCCGGACCCGACGACACCGGGTCGCCGTGGGCGATCGGCAGCAAGGACGGCGGCCACGACGCGATCCACCCGGACCTCGGCACCTTCGACGACTTCGACGCGTTCGTCGCGCGCGCCGGCGAGCTCGGCCTCGAGGTGGCGCTCGACCTCGCCCTGCAGGCCGCGCCCGACCACCCGTGGGTGACCACCCACCCGCAGTTCTTCACCACGCGGGCCGACGGCACCATCGCGTACGCCGAGAACCCGCCGAAGAAGTACCAGGACATCTACCCGATCAACTTCGACAACGACCCCTCCGGCATCTGCCGCGAGGTGCTGCGCATCGTCAAGCTCTGGATGTCGCACGGCGTGCGGATCTTCCGCGTCGACAACCCGCACACCAAGCCGCTGGCCTTCTGGGAGTGGCTGCTGGCCGAGGTGCGGCGCACCGACCCGGACGTGCTCTTCCTGTCGGAGGCGTTCACCAAGCCGGCGATGATGCACGGCCTCGGCGCGGTCGGCTACCACCAGAGCTACACGTACTTCACCTGGCGCACGGGCAAGCGCGAGATCGAGGACTACCTGCGCGAGGTGTCGTCGGAGTCCGACCACCTGATGCGGCCGAACTTCTTCGTCAACACCCCCGACATCCTGCACGCCTACCTGCAGTACGGCGGCCCGGCGGCGTTCAAGGTGCGCGCCGCGCTCGCCGCGACCGGCTCGCCGAGCTGGGGCGTCTACGCCGGCTACGAGCTCTACGAGCACGTCGCGGTCAAGCCCGGCTCGGAGGAGTACCTCGACTCCGAGAAGTACCAGATCCGGATCCGCGACTGGGAGAAGCGGGAGGCAGACGGCACCAGCCTCGCGCCGTACCTCACCCGGCTCAACGAGATCCGGCGCCAGCACCCCGCGCTCCAGCTGCTGCGCAACCTCACCGTGCACTCCAGCGACGACGACCAGGTCCTGGTGTTCTCCAAGCGGCACACCCTCCCCGACGGCACCGACGACGTCGTGATCAGCGTGATCAACCTCGACCCGCACGGCACCCGGGAGACCATGGTCCACCTCGACATGCCGGCGCTGGGCCTGGAGTGGCACGACTCGTTCGTCGCCCACGACGAGATCACCGGCGCCGACTGGAGCTGGAGCGCGCACAACTACGTGCGCCTCGATCCCGGCTGGGAACCCGCCCACCTCATCAGCGTCAGGAGGACCCGTTGA
- the glgP gene encoding alpha-glucan family phosphorylase, with translation MRAIRRFTVRPVLPEPLGALAVLAGNLRWSWHPPTQDVFASVDSALWREVAGDPVRFLGAVGRERLDELVGDAEFRQRLDAAHADLERYLSEDRWYARKAGEDAPRAIAYFSSEFGITSVLPQYSGGLGILAGDHLKASSDLGIPLVGVGLFYRHGYFKQALDRDGWQQESYPVLDPDELPLSVLREADGSRATISLALPDGADLVARILVAQVGRVPLLLLDTDIEENSAHYRDVTDRLYGGNSEHRLRQELLLGVGGVRALRAWSRITGAPAPEVFHANEGHAGFLGIERIRELTVAEDGPHLDFDTALEVSRAGTVFTTHTPVPAGIDRFPRELVEQYFGGSSPTPGVPVDRVLALGAEDYDGGDAGVFNMAVMGFRLAQRANGVSELHGHVSRGMFNGLWPAFDEAEVPITSITNGVHGPTWIAREVIELAASRGGDIDGDDTDALWPLVDQISDREIWDLKRTLRTRFVDDARDRMRRSAAKRGFAPAETTWVDGALDPDVLTIGFARRVPTYKRLTLMLRDPARLKKLLLDPERPIQLVIAGKAHPADETGKRLIQEMVRFADDPEIRHRIAFLPNYDIAMAQPLYPGCDVWLNNPLRPYEACGTSGMKAALNGGLNLSILDGWWDEWYDGNNGWAIPSADGIEDADRRDDLEANALYDLLEGEVVPRFYETNDEGVPPRWIEMVRHTLKSLGPKVLATRQVRDYVRELYAPAAHTARAINSDYAGARNLSGWKQTVRAAWPGVRVEHVDSEGVGDQAEVGATLGVRAWVALGGLSPADVEVQVVHGRIGSDDVLTATTVSPMHVVESYDGNRHRFDTDVRLAHSGPFGYTVRVVPRNAALASVAELGLVAEPA, from the coding sequence GTGCGAGCGATCCGACGATTCACCGTCCGTCCCGTCCTGCCCGAGCCGCTGGGGGCGCTGGCCGTGCTGGCCGGCAACCTGCGCTGGTCGTGGCACCCGCCGACCCAGGACGTCTTCGCGTCCGTCGACTCCGCGCTGTGGCGCGAGGTGGCCGGCGACCCCGTCCGCTTCCTGGGCGCCGTCGGCCGCGAGCGGCTCGACGAGCTCGTCGGGGACGCCGAGTTCCGCCAGCGCCTCGACGCCGCGCACGCCGACCTCGAGCGCTACCTCTCCGAGGACCGCTGGTACGCCCGGAAGGCCGGCGAGGACGCGCCCCGCGCGATCGCGTACTTCTCCTCCGAGTTCGGCATCACCTCGGTGCTGCCGCAGTACTCCGGCGGTCTCGGCATCCTCGCCGGCGACCACCTCAAGGCGTCGTCCGACCTCGGCATCCCGCTGGTCGGCGTCGGGCTGTTCTACCGCCACGGCTACTTCAAGCAGGCGCTCGACCGCGACGGGTGGCAGCAGGAGAGCTACCCCGTGCTGGACCCCGACGAGCTGCCGCTGAGCGTGCTCCGCGAGGCCGACGGCAGCCGCGCGACGATCTCCCTCGCGCTGCCCGACGGCGCCGACCTGGTGGCCCGGATCCTGGTCGCGCAGGTCGGCCGGGTGCCGCTGCTGCTCCTCGACACCGACATCGAGGAGAACAGCGCCCACTACCGCGACGTGACCGACCGCCTCTACGGCGGCAACTCCGAGCACCGGCTGCGCCAGGAGCTGCTGCTGGGCGTCGGCGGCGTGCGCGCCCTCCGGGCCTGGTCGCGGATCACCGGCGCCCCGGCCCCCGAGGTCTTCCACGCCAACGAGGGCCACGCCGGCTTCCTCGGGATCGAGCGGATCCGCGAGCTCACCGTCGCCGAGGACGGCCCGCACCTCGACTTCGACACCGCCCTCGAGGTCTCGCGGGCGGGCACCGTCTTCACCACCCACACCCCGGTGCCGGCCGGCATCGACCGCTTCCCGCGCGAGCTCGTGGAGCAGTACTTCGGCGGCAGCTCGCCGACGCCGGGCGTGCCGGTCGACCGGGTGCTGGCGCTGGGTGCCGAGGACTACGACGGCGGTGACGCCGGCGTCTTCAACATGGCCGTGATGGGCTTCCGGCTGGCGCAGCGCGCCAACGGCGTCTCCGAGCTGCACGGGCACGTGTCGCGCGGGATGTTCAACGGCCTGTGGCCCGCGTTCGACGAGGCCGAGGTGCCGATCACGTCGATCACCAACGGCGTGCACGGGCCCACCTGGATCGCCCGCGAGGTCATCGAGCTGGCCGCCAGCCGCGGCGGCGACATCGACGGCGACGACACCGACGCGCTGTGGCCGCTGGTCGACCAGATCTCCGACCGCGAGATCTGGGACCTCAAGCGCACCCTGCGCACCCGCTTCGTCGACGACGCCCGCGACCGGATGCGTCGCTCCGCGGCCAAGCGCGGCTTCGCCCCCGCCGAGACCACCTGGGTCGACGGCGCGCTCGACCCCGACGTGCTGACGATCGGCTTCGCGCGCCGCGTGCCGACCTACAAGCGGCTCACCCTGATGCTGCGCGACCCCGCGCGGCTCAAGAAGCTGCTGCTCGACCCAGAGCGCCCGATCCAGCTCGTCATCGCCGGCAAGGCCCACCCCGCCGACGAGACCGGCAAGCGCCTGATCCAGGAGATGGTGCGCTTCGCCGACGACCCGGAGATCCGCCACCGGATCGCGTTCCTGCCCAACTACGACATCGCGATGGCGCAGCCGCTCTACCCCGGTTGCGACGTGTGGCTCAACAACCCGCTGCGCCCCTACGAGGCCTGCGGCACCTCGGGCATGAAGGCCGCGCTCAACGGCGGCCTCAACCTGTCGATCCTCGACGGCTGGTGGGACGAGTGGTACGACGGCAACAACGGCTGGGCGATCCCGTCGGCCGACGGCATCGAGGACGCCGACCGGCGTGACGACCTCGAGGCCAACGCCCTCTACGACCTGCTCGAGGGCGAGGTCGTCCCGCGCTTCTACGAGACCAACGACGAGGGCGTCCCGCCGCGCTGGATCGAGATGGTGCGCCACACCCTCAAGTCGCTCGGCCCCAAGGTGCTCGCCACCCGCCAGGTCCGCGACTACGTCCGCGAGCTCTACGCCCCGGCGGCCCACACCGCGCGGGCGATCAACTCCGACTACGCCGGCGCCCGGAACCTCTCGGGCTGGAAGCAGACCGTCCGCGCCGCGTGGCCGGGCGTCCGGGTCGAGCACGTCGACTCCGAGGGCGTGGGCGACCAGGCCGAGGTCGGCGCCACCCTCGGCGTCCGCGCGTGGGTCGCGCTCGGCGGTCTCTCGCCCGCCGACGTCGAGGTCCAGGTCGTGCACGGCCGGATCGGCTCCGACGACGTGCTGACCGCGACGACGGTCTCGCCGATGCACGTGGTCGAGTCCTACGACGGCAACCGCCACCGCTTCGACACCGACGTGCGGCTCGCGCACTCGGGCCCGTTCGGCTACACGGTGCGTGTCGTGCCGCGCAACGCGGCCCTCGCGTCGGTCGCCGAGCTCGGGCTGGTGGCCGAGCCGGCCTGA
- a CDS encoding helix-turn-helix domain-containing protein, with protein MTTAADTFAEFLATLAETLDLGSEERSRRLHLSRHHLDRVVSATGGESPERMRRRLLLERAAYELATTDRPVLDVALGAGFGSHEAFTRAFARAYGSAPSRWRQAPTGTRIPGASEVHFHPPGGLRLPTARKVSAMDLMTRMIEHHLWLTGEMLDRAARLSDEQLDAPIEVPIGTIDDDMTIRSVLGRIVGQLAQWNAAVDQRRYDWDQERGKSVTTLRRELAAEGPAFLSQVRTTVEEGRLDDTFLDVTCEPPRVFSYGGMVAHVLTFAAVRRLVVLGAYETLGITDLDAGDPAEWVAQPV; from the coding sequence ATGACGACAGCGGCGGACACCTTCGCGGAGTTCCTCGCCACCCTGGCCGAGACCCTCGACCTGGGCAGCGAGGAGCGGTCGCGGCGGCTCCACCTCTCGCGCCACCACCTCGACCGGGTCGTCTCGGCGACCGGGGGCGAGTCGCCGGAGCGGATGCGCCGGCGGCTGCTGCTCGAGCGGGCGGCCTACGAGCTGGCCACCACCGACCGGCCGGTGCTCGACGTGGCGCTCGGGGCGGGCTTCGGCTCGCACGAGGCGTTCACGCGGGCGTTCGCCCGGGCGTACGGCAGCGCGCCCAGCCGTTGGCGTCAGGCACCGACCGGCACCCGGATCCCGGGTGCCAGCGAGGTGCACTTCCACCCGCCGGGCGGCCTGCGGCTGCCCACTGCACGAAAGGTGTCCGCCATGGACCTGATGACCCGGATGATCGAGCACCACCTCTGGCTGACCGGCGAGATGCTGGACCGCGCCGCCCGGCTGAGCGACGAGCAGCTCGACGCCCCGATCGAGGTGCCGATCGGCACCATCGACGACGACATGACGATCCGCTCGGTGCTCGGCCGGATCGTCGGCCAGCTCGCGCAGTGGAACGCCGCGGTCGACCAGCGGCGCTACGACTGGGACCAGGAGCGCGGCAAGTCCGTGACCACCCTGCGCCGCGAGCTCGCCGCGGAGGGACCGGCCTTCCTGTCCCAGGTGCGGACGACGGTGGAGGAGGGGCGTCTCGACGACACCTTCCTCGACGTCACCTGCGAGCCGCCGCGGGTCTTCTCCTACGGCGGCATGGTGGCGCACGTGCTGACCTTCGCCGCCGTGCGCCGCCTGGTCGTGCTGGGGGCCTACGAGACCCTCGGGATCACCGACCTCGACGCGGGCGACCCCGCCGAGTGGGTCGCGCAGCCGGTCTGA
- a CDS encoding MarR family winged helix-turn-helix transcriptional regulator: protein MSAPTQDDDPLALERQVCFALAVASRTVVSVYRPVLEPLGLTHPQYLVMLALWGHEPLSLSGLGRQLDLDPGTLSRLVKRLEAAGLVTRDRDPDDERSLAVALTPRGRALRGQALAVPGTVVERLGIDVDELMELRDRLATVIDAAKAAQPA, encoded by the coding sequence ATGTCCGCGCCGACCCAAGACGACGACCCGCTCGCCCTGGAGCGCCAGGTCTGCTTCGCGCTGGCCGTCGCCAGCCGGACCGTGGTGTCGGTCTACCGCCCGGTCCTCGAGCCGCTCGGCCTCACCCACCCGCAGTACCTCGTGATGCTCGCGCTCTGGGGCCACGAGCCCCTGTCGCTGAGCGGGCTCGGGCGCCAGCTCGACCTCGACCCGGGCACGCTGTCGCGCCTGGTCAAGCGGCTCGAGGCGGCCGGCCTGGTGACCCGCGACCGCGACCCGGACGACGAGCGCAGCCTCGCCGTCGCCCTCACGCCGCGTGGGCGCGCGCTGCGCGGGCAGGCGCTCGCGGTGCCCGGCACGGTGGTGGAGCGGCTCGGCATCGACGTCGACGAGCTCATGGAGCTGCGCGACCGGCTGGCGACGGTGATCGACGCCGCCAAGGCGGCCCAGCCGGCCTGA
- the glgX gene encoding glycogen debranching protein GlgX has translation MTPPPATPAVWNHDGETMSVWPGRNYPLGATWSSESTNFAVYAPAATQLWVCLFDDDGTEVRHRLTEHSLGVWHGAIPGVRPGTCYGYRADGPWDPDAGLRFNPAKLLLDPYGKAVAGDLTVDDAIFGYAPGDPATASDLDSAPYVPRSVVVYDDFQWGADTSPRRRWRDTVIYEMHVKGMTALHDRVPEELRGTYAGLATPAVTDYLRDLGVTAVELLPVHQFFSEPMLAERGLVNYWGYNSLCFFAPHNAYAASGDRGQQVSEFKQMVKDLHAAGLEVILDVVYNHTAEAGPLGPTLSFRGLDDLGYYQRVVAVPDPDGPPPPDTYWDVTGCGNTVDATHTQSLRMILDSLRYWVTEMHVDGFRFDLMSALTRTDQVVDMGSHLITAIGQDPVLRHVKLIAEPWDASMDGYRVGQFPPPWIEWNDQFRDTVRDFWRGHSAGVRTVATRLAGSSDLYADDGRSPYASVNFVTAHDGFTVRDLVSYDHKHNEANGEDNRDGTDNNRSWNCGVEGETDDPSILALRRRQAANLMATLCFSSGVPMLTAGDERGRTQGGNNNAYGQDNETSWIDWRPDDAWLDVYEVTKAALRLRREHPVLRQRHWFEGRPTIRGGIKDLVWVHPSGREMSTDDWNDDACRTVGMFLNGAPLRSPGPRGEQVRDRSFMIWLNSGVDDVELALPANQWVHTGEVVLSTNDAVALGTPVVAGGTLPLQARSVLVLRQT, from the coding sequence GTGACACCGCCCCCCGCGACGCCCGCCGTCTGGAACCACGACGGCGAGACCATGTCGGTCTGGCCCGGCCGCAACTACCCGCTCGGCGCGACGTGGTCCTCGGAGTCGACCAACTTCGCCGTCTACGCCCCGGCCGCGACCCAGCTCTGGGTGTGCCTGTTCGACGACGACGGCACCGAGGTCCGGCACCGCCTCACCGAGCACTCCCTGGGCGTGTGGCACGGCGCGATCCCCGGCGTGCGCCCCGGCACCTGCTACGGCTACCGCGCCGACGGCCCGTGGGACCCCGACGCCGGGCTGCGGTTCAACCCGGCGAAGCTGCTGCTCGACCCCTACGGCAAGGCCGTGGCCGGCGACCTCACGGTGGACGACGCGATCTTCGGCTACGCCCCGGGCGACCCCGCCACCGCCAGCGACCTCGACTCCGCGCCGTACGTGCCGCGCAGCGTCGTGGTCTACGACGACTTCCAGTGGGGCGCCGACACCTCGCCGCGACGCCGCTGGCGCGACACCGTCATCTACGAGATGCACGTCAAGGGGATGACCGCGCTGCACGACCGGGTGCCCGAGGAGCTCCGCGGGACCTACGCCGGGCTGGCGACGCCCGCCGTCACCGACTACCTGCGCGACCTCGGCGTCACCGCCGTCGAGCTGCTGCCGGTGCACCAGTTCTTCTCCGAGCCCATGCTCGCCGAGCGCGGCCTGGTCAACTACTGGGGCTACAACTCGCTGTGCTTCTTCGCCCCGCACAACGCCTACGCCGCCTCCGGCGACCGGGGCCAGCAGGTGTCGGAGTTCAAGCAGATGGTCAAGGACCTCCACGCGGCCGGGCTGGAGGTGATCCTCGACGTGGTCTACAACCACACCGCGGAGGCCGGCCCGCTCGGCCCGACGCTCAGCTTCCGTGGCCTCGACGACCTCGGCTACTACCAGCGCGTGGTCGCCGTCCCCGACCCCGACGGGCCGCCGCCGCCCGACACGTACTGGGACGTCACCGGCTGCGGCAACACCGTCGACGCCACCCACACCCAGAGCCTGCGGATGATCCTCGACTCGCTGCGCTACTGGGTCACCGAGATGCACGTCGACGGCTTCCGCTTCGACCTGATGAGCGCGCTGACCCGCACCGACCAGGTGGTCGACATGGGCAGCCACCTGATAACCGCCATCGGCCAGGACCCGGTGCTCCGGCACGTGAAGCTGATCGCCGAGCCGTGGGACGCCTCGATGGACGGCTACCGCGTCGGCCAGTTCCCGCCGCCGTGGATCGAGTGGAACGACCAGTTCCGCGACACCGTCCGCGACTTCTGGCGCGGCCACTCCGCCGGCGTCCGCACGGTCGCGACCCGGCTGGCCGGGTCGAGCGACCTCTACGCCGACGACGGCCGCTCGCCCTACGCCTCGGTCAACTTCGTCACCGCCCACGACGGCTTCACCGTGCGCGACCTGGTCTCCTACGACCACAAGCACAACGAGGCCAACGGCGAGGACAACCGCGACGGCACCGACAACAACCGGTCGTGGAACTGCGGCGTGGAGGGCGAGACCGACGACCCGTCGATCCTCGCGCTGCGCCGGCGCCAGGCGGCCAACCTGATGGCGACGCTGTGCTTCTCCAGCGGCGTGCCGATGCTGACCGCCGGCGACGAGCGCGGGCGCACGCAGGGCGGCAACAACAACGCCTACGGCCAGGACAACGAGACGTCGTGGATCGACTGGCGCCCCGACGACGCGTGGCTCGACGTCTACGAGGTCACCAAGGCCGCGCTGCGGCTGCGGCGCGAGCACCCGGTGCTGCGGCAGCGGCACTGGTTCGAGGGCCGGCCCACGATCCGGGGCGGGATCAAGGACCTGGTGTGGGTGCACCCCAGCGGGCGCGAGATGTCGACCGACGACTGGAACGACGACGCCTGCCGCACCGTCGGGATGTTCCTCAACGGCGCCCCGCTGCGCTCCCCCGGCCCGCGCGGCGAGCAGGTCCGCGACCGCTCGTTCATGATCTGGCTCAACTCCGGGGTGGACGACGTCGAGCTGGCGCTCCCCGCCAACCAGTGGGTGCACACCGGCGAGGTCGTGCTGTCGACCAACGACGCCGTCGCGCTCGGCACCCCCGTGGTCGCCGGCGGCACGCTGCCCCTCCAGGCCCGTTCGGTCCTCGTGCTCCGCCAGACCTGA
- a CDS encoding enoyl-CoA hydratase/isomerase family protein, translating to MEFVSIDVTDGVAVLRLDRPKMNAISIQVQADLREAAAELTMRDDVRAVVVWGGERVFAAGNDVKEMADLSYSDMVKVSASVSSATTAIARIPKPVVAAVNGYALGGGCELALAADLRFAAEDAVLGQPEVLLGIIPGAGGTQRLARLVGTSRAKDIIFTGRFVKADEALRIGMVDRVVPADKVLEESVAWASQFSGAAALAIRAAKECIDRGSEVDLDTGLEIERQQFAGVFATEDRTRGITSFVENGPGKATFVGR from the coding sequence ATGGAGTTCGTCTCGATCGACGTGACCGACGGGGTCGCCGTGCTGCGGCTCGACCGCCCGAAGATGAACGCGATCAGCATCCAGGTGCAGGCCGACCTGCGCGAGGCGGCCGCCGAGCTGACGATGCGCGACGACGTCCGCGCGGTCGTGGTGTGGGGAGGCGAGCGCGTCTTCGCCGCCGGCAACGACGTCAAGGAGATGGCCGACCTGTCCTACTCCGACATGGTGAAGGTCTCGGCGTCGGTGAGCTCCGCGACCACCGCGATCGCCCGGATCCCCAAGCCCGTGGTGGCGGCGGTCAACGGCTACGCCCTCGGCGGCGGTTGCGAGCTCGCCCTGGCCGCGGACCTGCGCTTCGCCGCCGAGGACGCGGTGCTCGGCCAGCCCGAGGTCCTGCTCGGGATCATCCCCGGCGCCGGTGGCACCCAGCGGCTCGCCCGCCTGGTCGGCACGTCGCGCGCGAAGGACATCATCTTCACCGGCCGCTTCGTGAAGGCCGACGAGGCGCTGCGCATCGGCATGGTCGACCGAGTCGTCCCGGCCGACAAGGTGCTCGAGGAGTCCGTGGCGTGGGCGTCGCAGTTCAGCGGAGCCGCCGCGCTCGCGATCCGGGCCGCCAAGGAGTGCATCGACCGCGGCAGCGAGGTCGACCTCGACACGGGCCTGGAGATCGAGCGCCAGCAGTTCGCCGGGGTCTTCGCGACCGAGGACCGTACCCGCGGCATCACCTCGTTCGTTGAGAACGGGCCCGGCAAGGCAACATTCGTCGGGCGTTGA
- a CDS encoding Ig-like domain-containing protein, which yields MRQVSRTATLGAALLLGVASLAVAPAQAATAAPSTTTLTLSTTASAFGQTVTASAAVATSPGPAEGDVVFAVDGLAYKANLGGSGTATLVLPRAGVGQHAVTATFVPADALQQQGSASAALPWAVAPARTRLQARAVGKGLRIPTYLAITVSGDFGTTPRGEVGVGLRRAGRRVDSATATLTGTVLRVGFGRLPRGRYRAVVRYRGDASHLPAQRVVRFRVRQR from the coding sequence GTGAGGCAGGTGTCTCGTACGGCGACGCTCGGCGCCGCGCTGCTGCTCGGCGTGGCGAGCCTGGCCGTCGCGCCCGCGCAGGCCGCGACTGCCGCCCCCTCGACCACCACGCTCACGCTGAGCACGACCGCGTCGGCCTTCGGCCAGACCGTCACCGCGAGCGCGGCCGTCGCGACCTCGCCGGGCCCGGCGGAGGGCGACGTCGTCTTCGCGGTCGACGGGCTGGCCTACAAGGCCAACCTCGGCGGGAGCGGCACCGCGACCCTCGTCCTGCCCCGCGCCGGGGTCGGCCAGCACGCGGTGACCGCGACCTTCGTCCCCGCCGACGCGCTGCAGCAGCAGGGGAGCGCCTCCGCCGCCCTGCCGTGGGCGGTGGCGCCGGCGCGCACCCGCCTGCAGGCCCGCGCGGTCGGCAAGGGGCTGCGCATCCCGACCTACCTGGCGATCACCGTGTCCGGCGACTTCGGCACCACCCCGCGCGGCGAGGTCGGCGTCGGGCTGCGTCGCGCCGGGAGGCGGGTCGACAGCGCGACCGCGACGCTCACCGGGACGGTGCTGCGGGTGGGGTTCGGCCGACTGCCCCGCGGGCGCTACCGCGCGGTGGTCCGCTACCGCGGCGACGCCTCGCACCTCCCCGCGCAGCGCGTGGTGCGGTTCCGGGTGCGCCAGCGCTGA
- a CDS encoding electron transfer flavoprotein subunit beta/FixA family protein, with protein MKYVPDATADRKFEDDYTVDRVGVDGLLSELDEYAVEQALQFREKREGEEITVTALTVGPEKAVDAVRKALQMGADQAVHVVDDAIAGSDYLGTSLVLAKAIEKIKETAGSVDLVVCGMASTDASGSVVPAMLAERLGLPQVTLASVVESQGDQVRIKRDNEGSTEVIGATLPIVLSVTDQSGEARYPSFKGIMAAKKKPLETYALSDLGLAADQVGLSVAYTQVEDTTARPPRTAGEVVTDEDGSGATALVDFLASKKFI; from the coding sequence GTGAAGTACGTGCCGGACGCGACGGCCGACCGCAAGTTCGAGGACGACTACACCGTCGACCGCGTCGGCGTCGACGGCCTGTTGTCCGAGCTGGACGAGTACGCCGTGGAGCAGGCGCTGCAGTTCCGCGAGAAGCGCGAGGGTGAGGAGATCACCGTCACCGCGCTGACCGTGGGGCCGGAGAAGGCCGTCGACGCGGTGCGCAAGGCGCTGCAGATGGGTGCCGACCAGGCCGTCCACGTCGTCGACGACGCGATCGCCGGTTCGGACTACCTCGGCACCTCGCTGGTGCTGGCCAAGGCGATCGAGAAGATCAAGGAGACCGCGGGCTCGGTCGACCTGGTCGTGTGCGGCATGGCCTCGACGGATGCGTCGGGCTCGGTCGTGCCGGCGATGCTCGCCGAGCGCCTCGGCCTCCCGCAGGTCACCCTCGCCTCCGTGGTGGAGTCGCAGGGCGACCAGGTCCGGATCAAGCGCGACAACGAGGGCTCGACCGAGGTGATCGGTGCGACGCTGCCGATCGTGCTGTCGGTGACCGACCAGTCGGGCGAGGCCCGCTACCCGTCGTTCAAGGGCATCATGGCGGCGAAGAAGAAGCCGCTGGAGACCTACGCGCTCTCCGACCTCGGCCTCGCCGCCGACCAGGTCGGCCTGTCGGTCGCCTACACCCAGGTCGAGGACACCACCGCCCGCCCGCCGCGCACGGCCGGCGAGGTCGTCACCGACGAGGACGGCTCGGGCGCCACCGCGCTGGTCGACTTCCTCGCGTCCAAGAAGTTCATCTGA